Within Amycolatopsis sp. FDAARGOS 1241, the genomic segment GACACCCCGGCGACGCCGCAGGAGTCGTTCGCAGACGACCCGCTGCGCATGCTGCGCGCCGCCCGCTTCTCCGCGCAGCTCGGCTTCACCGCCGCGCCGCGCGTGGTCGAGGCGATGACGGCGATGGCGAGCGAGATCGAGCGGATCACCGCCGAGCGAGTGCAGGCGGAGCTCACGAAGCTGCTGCTCGCCGATGACCCGCGGCCCGGCCTGGAGCTGCTCGTGGACACCGGCCTGGCCGAGTTCGTGCTGCCCGAGCTGCCCGGCATGCGCCTGGCGATCGACGAGCACCACCAGCACAAGGACGTCTACCAGCACTCGCTGACCGTGCTGGCGCAGGCGATCGCGCTGGAGTCCTCGCACGAGCCGACCTCGGAGCCCGACCTGGTGCTGCGGCTGGCCGCGCTGCTGCACGACATCGGCAAGCCGGACACGCGCGAGTACCAGCCCGGCGGCGGCGTGAGCTTCCACCACCACGAGGTGGTGGGCGCGCGGATGGCCCGCAAGCGTTTGCGGGCGCTCAAGTACTCGAAGGAGATCGTCGAGCAGGTTTCCCAGCTCGTGTTCCTCCACCTGCGGTTCCACGGGTACGCCAACGGCGAGTGGACGGATTCGGCCGTGCGCCGCTACGTCACCGACGCCGGCGACCTGCTGACGCGGCTGCACAAACTCGTGCGCGCCGACTCGACCACGCGCAACCGCAAGAAGGCGGCCGCGCTGCAAGCGACCTACGACGACCTCGAGGCCCGCATCGCGCGGCTCAAGGAGCAGGAGGACCTCGACCGCGTCCGCCCCGACCTCGACGGCAACGAGATCATGCGGCTGCTCGGGCTCAAGCCGGGCCCGCAGGTCGGCCAGGCGTGGAAGTTCCTCAAGGAGCTGCGGTTGGACCGCGGTCCGCTGGACCACGACGAGGCGGTCGCCGAGCTGAAGAAGTGGGCCGCGGCGGAGGGCATCTCGCCGGCGGAGTGAGCTCGCGGTCCCCACGCGGGTGATCACCGTGCGGTGGCAGGCCCCCGTCGGTCGGGCGAACACGAGTCGAATTCGTGATCGCGAAACCGCCAAGATCCCCCTTTGGCCCCTGGAACGCGACCCGGCGAGCGGGAATACTCGCTGCCCCGGGCGGCCGGTGGGGGCGCGCCCCGACCAGGGGAGATCGATGACGGCGCAGGCAGTGCAAGAGCAGGACGATCGGCCGTCGCGCACCTCGAGCTTCCTCGTCACGCTGTTGCGCCGCGGCACGCCCGCGCTCGCGACGGCGACGACCGGGCTCACCGACGAGATCGCCGATCCGACACCGCTGCGCGCTTTCAAGCGGATCTCGCGCATGGCGGGGCCCGTCGACGCCAGGTACAACGACGGCCTGCTGCTGAGAGCCGCGCGCTACGTGGTGCTCGTGCCGCTCGCCTACCGCATCGTCGCGGTGCCGGGAGCTTTCGGCGCGTTCGTGTCGGCGCACGGCTCGACCGGCGTCGTTCCGGTGGCCGTGGTCGCCCTGCTCTCGATGGTGATGAGCGGCTTCGGCATCTTCTGGATGCTGCGCTCCGCACCGTTCCGCACGGATCTCGCGGCGCGGCTGCTGATCGCCGACCTGGTCGTCACCGTCGCGTTCCAGCTGTTCATCGGCCTGACCGTGCCGACGGCGGTGTTTCACGACGCGCTCGGCGTGGCCGACAAGCACCTGCTCGGCGACATCGCGCTGCTCACGCTGGCCATCGGCATCCCCTCGGGCCTGGCGCTCGCGGCGCTGAGCCTGCCCGTGCGGCTGCTGTCGGACTTCCTCAACGGCGGCACGGCCGACTTCGCGCAGGCCTGGTCCCTCTACCCGACGATGTTCGGAGTGCTGTTCACCGGCATCGGTGCGCTGATCCTGCTCGGCCTCGGCACGCGGCTGGCGCTGGCGTACGGCATCCGCAACGGCCGGCTGGCCGAGCGCGCGCAGCAGCACCGGATGCTGCACGACACCGTCCTGCAGACGTTGGAGGCGATCTCGCTCGGGGGCACGGGCGATTCGGGAGATCGGCTCGTCGAGGTGCAGCGGCTGGCTCGCGCGCAAGCGATGGAGCTGCGGCAGGCCATCGAAACCGCGGCCGTGCAACGCGCCGCCGAGGCTTCGCGGCCGCTGGGCGAGAAGCTCGCGGCTCTGGCGGCGGAGATGGCGCGTGATGGCCTGCGCGCGCAGTTGGTGATGGCGGAGCTCGACGAGGACACGTTGTCGGAGGTCCGGCAGATCGCGTTGCGCGACGCCGTACGGGAATCGCTGCGCAACACGATGAAGCACTCGGGCACGGACAAGGTCGTGGTGCGCGTGGAGGAGCGCGACGGCGGCATCGCCGTGATCACGCGCGACCACGGCCAGGGCTTCAACGCCGACGCGCGCCCGGCGGGCTTCGGCATCAGCCAGTCGATCACCGCGCGGCTCTCGGAGGTCGGCGGCACGTCGCTGGTGGAGTCGACGCCGGGCAGCGGCACGCGCGTCACGTTGTGGGTGCCGTTCTGACGGAGCTGATAAACACGTGCGGGTGACCGATTTCCTGACCGACGCGCTCGTCGCGTACCGCGCCGGCGACCCGGCCGGCGCCGCCGCGTTGGCCGCCCGCGCCGGAACGCCCTTGGGCGAGCAGCTTTCGATCTACCTCGCCACCGACGGGTCCGGCCCGGTGTACGACCAACCGGCGGCCTTCACGGCGTTCATCCGCGGCGGCGGCAACGTCGGGCTGTACGAGCGGCTGAGCGCGGCGCTCGCTGCCGAGTACGAGCGGCGGAAGCCGGAGTCGTTGCTGGACTTGGGTTGTGGCGACGGGCTGGCCGTGGCGCAGGCCCTCGCGCAGTCGTCGTTCCGGCCGGCGCGGATCGACCTGGTGGAACCGTCGGCGGCACTGCTCGCGGACGTCGGCGTGCCCGAGGCCAACCGCTTCGAGGCGACCGCGCAGAGCTTCCTCGCGGTGAACGGTTCCACGTGGAACCTTGGGCAATCGACCTTCGCGCTCCAGTCGATCTCACCCGCCGAACGAGTCGCGGTGCTG encodes:
- a CDS encoding CCA tRNA nucleotidyltransferase, with product MNNLVAQQNAVTELMRVSPLADELAERFARAGHSLYLVGGSVRDALLGRLSSDLDFTTDARPDRVLQIVSEWGDAVWDVGIAFGTVGVTKKGMTLEITTFRADSYDRVGRNPEVTFGDTIEGDLLRRDFTVNAMAIDLVTKTFIDPHDGMDALRLKVLDTPATPQESFADDPLRMLRAARFSAQLGFTAAPRVVEAMTAMASEIERITAERVQAELTKLLLADDPRPGLELLVDTGLAEFVLPELPGMRLAIDEHHQHKDVYQHSLTVLAQAIALESSHEPTSEPDLVLRLAALLHDIGKPDTREYQPGGGVSFHHHEVVGARMARKRLRALKYSKEIVEQVSQLVFLHLRFHGYANGEWTDSAVRRYVTDAGDLLTRLHKLVRADSTTRNRKKAAALQATYDDLEARIARLKEQEDLDRVRPDLDGNEIMRLLGLKPGPQVGQAWKFLKELRLDRGPLDHDEAVAELKKWAAAEGISPAE
- a CDS encoding sensor histidine kinase, which produces MTAQAVQEQDDRPSRTSSFLVTLLRRGTPALATATTGLTDEIADPTPLRAFKRISRMAGPVDARYNDGLLLRAARYVVLVPLAYRIVAVPGAFGAFVSAHGSTGVVPVAVVALLSMVMSGFGIFWMLRSAPFRTDLAARLLIADLVVTVAFQLFIGLTVPTAVFHDALGVADKHLLGDIALLTLAIGIPSGLALAALSLPVRLLSDFLNGGTADFAQAWSLYPTMFGVLFTGIGALILLGLGTRLALAYGIRNGRLAERAQQHRMLHDTVLQTLEAISLGGTGDSGDRLVEVQRLARAQAMELRQAIETAAVQRAAEASRPLGEKLAALAAEMARDGLRAQLVMAELDEDTLSEVRQIALRDAVRESLRNTMKHSGTDKVVVRVEERDGGIAVITRDHGQGFNADARPAGFGISQSITARLSEVGGTSLVESTPGSGTRVTLWVPF
- a CDS encoding class I SAM-dependent methyltransferase; translation: MRVTDFLTDALVAYRAGDPAGAAALAARAGTPLGEQLSIYLATDGSGPVYDQPAAFTAFIRGGGNVGLYERLSAALAAEYERRKPESLLDLGCGDGLAVAQALAQSSFRPARIDLVEPSAALLADVGVPEANRFEATAQSFLAVNGSTWNLGQSTFALQSISPAERVAVLRELRSRTEKLVLAEFDIPVLDEGSREFLGSLVTRCERGVAEYGRQAPLVAQGFLVPVLLGVAAGAERTNWEQPAAAWVTQLELAGFTDVTVEPLADYWWSPAVLITARGSDEG